In Lathyrus oleraceus cultivar Zhongwan6 chromosome 2, CAAS_Psat_ZW6_1.0, whole genome shotgun sequence, the DNA window AAAATACATGAATGCATGGTAATATGAGTCACGAATATGGATTTCATGGACAAgcatcataattcaccaaaattatgtataataataCTTATAAACACCAAAATTATCCCAAAGGATATCACCAAAATAGGTTCCATTCACGAACCACAAATTATCCAATAAGGATCACCCAAATTCAAATCACCCAATTTTATGTTTATTAAAGAATATATTCAATTTTCTTACACCCAAAattatttagttaattatattCATAAAAGTGAGTTAAATAtactaatatttttataatattttataaaaggTATATTTAATTACTTTAAGACTATTTTATCACAATTTCAATTAAGAACAAATATTTTGTTAGttttaatattatttaaaaatatatattattacTCACCAGAAAGACTAAACAAAATTTGAAATTTATTATAATCAAAAGTTTAATCCTTATGGCATTGCCAAATGTCTTTAAATAcataaaacaaataaaacataaattgTTGAAATTTCAGAAAATAGTAAAATGTTGTTTTCAAAACTTAAACGAGCTTAAACGGCTTAAAAACCGAATAATCGTTGTTTATGATGAGTTTGATTTCTGGGACGATTCATTTTCTGAAAATATATAATATGAGGTATTCTGACATCGGACGCCAAACTTGCGCAAAATTCTGCTGAAATTATATGGTCCCAAAAATATATTGTGGAATCAGACGAATAATACTTTCAAGTTTCCAAGTTTCCGCCTCCCAATGTCGAATTCTTAGAGTTTTTAGATTTTCTCTAAAAGGGTTACATTTAACAGAACCATAAAATAAAGGATAAAGAGTGACCAAATGAGATTATCTCTATAAACATTTCTGAGATATTATCATATAGAATTGACCAAAGGGGTTTTGGGAAAAACCAATTTGGCTAAACATTTTCATATTATATTATTCTGTGATTTAACTCAAAATTTAATTTTATGAACAAATCAACAAAAACCATTTTATCAATCCAAAAAGCATATCGATCATCAAAAATCATATTGATCATCAAAACTCATATCGATCACCAAAAATACACAGATCATAACAACGATCGACTCCCAAAaccaaaattttaatataaaacaTATTTTTAATACAAAATCATACATACCAAAGGCGTTGGGCCAAACCCCATATGGTCAGAGCAATACTTGTATTTTGATTTGACACATTTCACAGAGATGAAAATAACAATAACATGGCGCTGATGAGAGGGTAAGGGAACCCTCATCATTCTGTTGCCTAAAACTCACCCTATAGTAAGCAATCTCTCCCCCCCTTACCTTATCGATTGAGCTTTCAAGATCTTGATGTTCCTCCCTCTCCAAATCGCTGCCTCAGGATCGCTCCTAAAATGGTCTCTCTAGACTCAGATGCGCCATTTAGAGATATGCGTCAAACCTTAATTTTTCCCTCACTGTCACACTCTTATATTATGTTTAACCCAATTAAAGATTAATTCCCAAATATTTAATCTCATAcgaaatatttatttaattgataaataaaataaaataaatcttaaattaaataattattcaattaagtgtcacacctttaatatttaaataaaatatttatttgattttaaaaggaaaatatatttttaacatAAGGTGTCACcctatatttaaataattaaataattattactataaacctcaaataattattatcattattttaaataattaaataaaatatacCGCTCTTAAccaaatattttaataattattaaattattaaaatatcCTGGAATACTCCAAAACTTCATAAAACACCTAAAAACACACCAATATCACATaaataaattatcaaataattcataaaatgctataattaaataaaaaacaattaaaataaattatgagcattacaactctcccccacttaaaaaGATTTTTGCCCTCGAAAATTACATGGTGAAAACAACTCTGGGTAGGATTCCTTCATCATGctctccagctcccaagtcaTGCCACCTCTAGCAGGTCCTCCCCAAATGACCTTCACTAGAGTAATATTTTTGCCTTGCAAATGCTTAACTTCTCAATCCACGGTCCAAATAGGAGctgtttcaacagtcaggttgtCACGAAACATGCACATCGTCCATTTGGATTACGTGCTAAGGATCATGAGCATACTTCTGAAGCTGTGACACATGGAAAACATCACGCAGGTTCGAAAGAGACGAGGGTAAGGCCAGACGATAAGCAACTGCTCTAATTCTCTGAGTAATCTTATATAGTCCAATAAAGAGAGGAGTGAGATCCTTAGACTTCAAGGCTCTTCCAACACCAGTCACTAGAGTGACTCTCAGAAAAACGTGATCGCCATCCTGAAATTCAAGATCCTTTCTCTTGTTATTATGGTGactcttctgcctactctgaCTTACTTTGACTTTCTCAGTCGTCTGTTGCATAATTTATGGTCCAAGTACAATGCTCTCTCCAGAATCATACCAACATAGAGGAGTCCTACATCTCTTGTCATACAACACCTCGAATGGTGCCATCCTAGTACTAGAGTGGTAGCTTTTATTGTACGTGAAATCTATCAAAGGCAAGTAACTATCCAAGTACCGCCATGCTCCAGAACACAAGCCCTCAACTCCTCCAAAGACTAGATAGTCCTCTCTATCTGTCCATCAGTCTATGGGCGATACACcgaactcaatctcaacttagtaCCCAAAGCATATTGTAAGCTTCCCCAAAAATATGGATGTAAACCTCGGATCTTTGTCGGAGACGATACTCGATGGAATATTATGATGCTTCACAATCACCCCAATGTAAATCTTTGTCCATAGATATGATATCCCACTTCCATTCTGAAATATTCTACGACTTCATCAGTCCAGATGGTCTCTGATGCCCGACTTTAAATTTATGACAAATTAAGCAAGAATAACTAAACTGTGCAATGTCCCTCTTCATTCCTGACCACCAGAACATTTTCTTCAAATCCTAATACATCTTGGTggctcctggatgaatactcaaactgcttcGATGACTCTCCTCTAAGATCATCCTCTTAAACTCTGGCATACCAGATACACAAACTCTGCCTCGAAACTTCAGAATTCCATTCTCATCAATTTGGAAATCCTTATTGTTGCCTTGACCAACTAATGTTTGTCGATCAACCAAAGCCAAATCCAAACTTTGTTTCTCTTTGATCTCTTCAAGAAAACCAATGGTTAGCTTCAGCATGCCCAATTTCACACTATTCGAAGTCACTTCACATACTAAGCTCAAATCTCTAAAGTGTTCAATTAGTTCTAGCTCTCTGACCATCATCGTCGGTATGTGAAAATATTTCCTGCTCAAAGCATTTTCTACCACATTAGCTTTAccaggatggtaattcaaaccaaagtcgtAGTCCTTCCaaaaattctaaccatctcctttgtCGCATGTGAAGTTCCTTCTGATCAAAGAGATAATTCAAACTTTTGTGatcactgaaaacttcaaatctggaaccataTAAGTAGTGCCTCCAAGTCTTCAGAACAAAAACAACCATAGCTAACTCCAAATCATGTGTAGGATAATTCCTATCGTGAATCTTTATTTGCAGAGAAGCATAAGCCATCACCTGCCCATTCTGCATAAGCACTCCACTTAAGTAAATCTTAGATACATCTCAACTGGAGCTCCCCAAGGTGGTACACTCGACCTGATAAACTTCTTATCAAGTAAATCTTCCAATTGCttcttcaattcagctaactctGCTGGagacattctatacggtgccagAGATACCGGTCTAGTTCCTGGTATCAAATCAATGTTGAATTCCACTTCTCTTTCTGGTGGAAGATCATTAATATCGTCTGGAAATACCTCTGGAAATGACACACCATCGGGAATTCATCTATCTTTGCTTTACTTTCAGCCTTCAGGGATGCAAACATCGCGAAAACTTATGCTTCATCCTTCAGTAGTTCCTCTAATTAATTAGCAGAGTTCTGCAACCATGCTTGAGCAGCCTCTGGATCATGATTTTCCTTGAAAGTTGGAGGTTTATTTCTCAGAAACATGTTCAAACCATGATCACCTCCATCGGCTTGTTGATTATGTTGCCCATCGCATGGGCCAAAGCTTCCAATGCATCAACGATAGCACGATCGTTCCTTCCAACCATATCTCTCTATTCAAGCAAGTAACTATTAGAAGAAACAATGTGTTGACAAAGTTTAACTAAACTCGTCACACAAAAGGAAGTAAATAATTAACGAAATATTGGCCGATTGGATCGACTAtactctgataccactatgtaacaccctaaaccccagataatagatttaaaataaaaataaacagGAAAAGGATGTTACTCCATCATAAATACTTCATAGATTATAAAATAACAGATGTTGCACATCGGAAATTTACTTAGAAACACCATAAAACATGTCTGAATAAAACTGAATCAATACATCATAATCAAAATCTCATAATAGTTTATTACAAACAAATCAAAGTAATACAAATGAACGCCCTTATCCCCAGTGTTACAAATCAGGATATTCTTATTCGAAAACTAGAATATAAGGAAGATAAAAGTCTACTGAGAGGCAATAGTCATCTTACTGTAACAACGAACTGCAATCATGCTAATCACCTGTGCAAAGCACACCACAAAACCAACAAACAAGAAAAGGGTGAGAATATACTTACATATAGTGATAGTGTGATTTCAACAACAGAATGACATTAAAAAATATAACAATCATACataaatgatatatatatatatatatatatatatacataaatgatatatatatatatatatatatatatatatatatatatatcaattaCAATTACAAATACATATCACAACAAAATGTAATGCTATGATCCACCAACTCCATCAcctatatgcatgtggtaccaaaaatATATTGTGGAATCAGAGGAATGTTACTAATTTTATTCCACTAGTCTCTGGTCCTTCCCACCTAGACCAACGATCCCCACCAATGGATTTGAGACTCGCCCCTGGTCTTTTCCACCAAGACCAACGATCCCCACCAATGGATCCGAGGCCACCAAAATGGATTGAAGTCCCACCAAAACTCCAAAATACATGAATGCATGGTAATATGAATCATGAATATACGTTTCATGGACAAacatcataattcaccaaaattATATATAATAATACTTATAAACACCAAAATTATCCCAAAAGATATCACCAAAATAGGTTTCATTCACGAATCACAAATTATCCAATAAGGATCACCCAAATATATGTTTATTAAAGAATATATTCACTTTTCTTACACCCAAAattatttagttaattatattCATAAAAGTGAGTTAAATAtactaatatttttataatattttataaaaggTATATTTAATTACTTTAAGACTATTTTATCACAATTTCAATTAAGAACAAATATTTTGTTAGTTTtaactttatttaaaaaaatatattattattcACCAGAAAGATTAAACAAAATTTGAAATTTATTATAATTTGAAATTTATTATAATCAAAAGTTTAATCCTTATGACATTGTCAAATGTCTTTAAATAcataaaacaaataaaacataaattgTTGAAATTTCATAATATAATAAAATGCTGTTTTCGGAACTTAAACAGACTTAAATGGCTTAAAAACTGAATAATCATTGTTCAATGAGTTTGATTTTTGTGACGATTATCTTTCTGAAAATATATAGTATGAGGTATTCTAACATCGGACGCCAAACTTGCACAAAATTATGCTGACACACTCTGAATCGCGACTTCTCCTTCAATACGTGCAACCAACCCTCCTACCTCAGATTTTTCAAGTTTCCAAGTTTCCGCCTCCCAATGTCGAATTCTTAGAGTTTTTAGATTTTCTCTAAAAGGGTTACATTTAACAGAACCATAAAATAAAGGACAAAGAGTGACAAAATGAGATTATCTCTATAAACACTTCTGAGATATTATCATATAGAATTGACCAAATGGGTTTTGGGAAAAACCAATTTGGCCAAACATTTTCATATTATATTATTGTGTGATTTAAcatcaaaaattaattttatgAACCAATCAACAAAAACCATTTTATCAATCCAAAAATCATATCGATCACCAAAAATCATATAAATCATATCGATCATCAAAAGTGACCAAAATGGGATTATCCCATTTGGGCACAGATCGTAACAACGATAGACTCCCAAAACCAAAATTTCAATATAAAACATATTTTTCATACAAAATCATACATACCAAATGGGTTAGGTCAAACCTCATATGGTCAGAACAATAATTGTATTTTGATTTGATACATTTCACAGAGATGAAAATAACAATAGCATGGCGCTGATGAGAGGATAAGGGAACCCTCATCATTCTGCTGCCTAAAACTCACTCTATAGTAAGCAATCTTCCCCCTTACTTTATCGATTGAGCTTTCAAGGTCTTGATGTTCCTCCATCTCCAAATGGTCTCTCTAGACTCAGGATTGCTCCCAAATGGTCTCTCTAGACTCAGATGCATCATAGATATGCGTCAAACCTTAATTTTTTCCTCACTGTCACACTCTCATTATGATATATATTATGTTTAACCCAATTAAAGATTAATTCCCAAATATTTAATCACAAACGAAatatttattcaattaaaaagaaaatatttatttgatttaaaaagaaaatatatttttaacatAAGGTGTCACcctatatttaaataattaaataattattactaTTAACCtcaaataataattattattattttaaataattaaataaaatatacCGCTCTTAAccaaatattttaataattattaaattattaaaatacTCTCGAATACTCCAAAATGTCATAAAACACCCAAAAACACATGAATATCACAtaaatatattataaaataattcataaaatgttataattaaataaaaaacaattaaataaattagGGGCGTTACAGAACCTACCATAATGAATGCCAAGATTTTTGGTTTTCAGTAGATAGCCAAAAGTCCTTGTGATTGCCTTCCAGTGTTCATTACTTCGATTACTAGTAAATGTACTCATTTTACTAACTACAAATGATATATCAGGTCTAGTACATTGTATTAATTATATAAGACACCctattgcacttgcatattccaattaAGTTACTGCTCTTCCATTGTTCTTTCGATGTTTGACGACATGATCAAATGGAGTGGTTACTTCCTTAAATTTCAGGTGTTTGAACTTATCAAGCGTTTTCTCAATATAGTGTatttgactaagttcataacccccactatttcaCTTAACTTTGATCCTTAGAATTATGTCAACAAGTCCAAGATCTTTCACTTTGAAAGTGGAAGTTAGAAACCTCTTTGTCTCTAGAATTCCATTCAAATCGTTGCTAATTATTAgcatgtcatcaacatagaggCAAAGAAATATTAGAGTGGTTTTGAACACTTTTGTGTATAAACACTTGTCACAAGAATTAGGAATAAATCCATTTGAAAGTATCATAGAATCAAATTTTTGATGCCAATGTTTTGGTGTTTATTTTAAGCCATATAAGGATTTGATAAGCTTACACACCTTTAGTTCATTTCTAGGAAGCACGTAGCCTTCTGGTTGTTCCATGTAGATTTCCTCATCAAGATCTCCATTTAGGAATGTTGCTTTAACATCCATCTGATGAACTATAAGGTCATTTAAAGAGGCTAAGGCAAATAACAGTCTAATTGTGGTTGTCTTTGCTACTGGTGCATATGTGTCAAAATAATCTATACCTTCCTTTTGTCTAAATTCTTTTATCACTAATCTAGCCTTATAAGTGTTTAAGGTACCATCACTATGATATTTCTTTttaaacacccacttgcatccaaCGGGCCTTGATCCCTTTGGTAAGTCAACAAGTTCCCGAGTATGGTTTGAAAcaattgaatccatttcatcttggatagTATCCTTCCAAAAAGAGGAGTCCCTTGAAGTTATTGCTTCCTTTTAAGTTTTAGGAGCATCCCCTAATTGAAGAATGACCGGAATACTTTGCACGAAATTCTTACAATTTCCTTCAACTGGACAAAAGGAAATAAATTAAGGATCAATTTCGTTTGATCCTAGATTCTTTATTTTCCGGACTCTTTTGCTTATCCTAGGCTCAGGTTGTGATTCAATGATTCGAGAAGTGCCTTCAGGTTGTATTTCTACAATCCAAGAGGAATCTTTTCCACAAGATTCTTTAGTTGTGGCCGACTCTGATTCTTTATCCTTGGTGATAAGATTTTCAAATAATTCCATATCACGGGATTTTATAATTACATTAGTCTCTAAATTTAAgagtctatatgctttactaTTTTGTGCATATCCTACAAAAGCATATCTTATCCCTCGAGGAACCGACTTGGTTCTTTTAGGATCCATGTTTTTGTAGTAAGCCACACACCCTCACACTTTAAAGTAACCGATATTTGGTGCTCTTCCTTTCCATGCCTCATATGGAGAAATACCGGTTTTTTTTAAAGGAATTCTATTAATTATATGGCAATCGGATAATAAGGCCTTACCCCACAAATTGAGGGGTAATTCAGAATGCATCAACATggcattcatcatctcttgatatgttcGATTCTTTCTTTCGGCCATGTCATTTTGTTGCGGTGTGTGAGGTGCCGAGCATTCATGTATTATGTCGTGTTCTTCACAAAATGCACCGAATTCAGTAGAAAAATATTCACCGTCCATATCACTCCTAAGGACTTTGATACTTCTACTTAATTGATTATCCACTTCTGCTTTATAAATCTTAAAGGCATTAAAAGCATCATCTTTATTCTTTAAGAGATATACATGTGTGTATCTAGAAgaatcatctatgaatgtaataaAATACACATTTTCCCCACGGGTAAACATGCCATTAAATTCGCACAAATTTGAGTGTACAAGATCAAGTAGATTTGTATTTCTTTCAACATTTTTGAAAGGTTTCTTAATCATCTTTGATTTAACACATAATTCACATTTTTTAAATCATTTATATTACATGAAATTAATCCATAtttaattagtctcttcataGAACTAATATCGGAATGTGTTAATCTATTATGCCATAAAGAAACAGATTCAAGTCTGTAAGCGGAACtagaaatttcattaataatattgtCGGTAGTACATAGTTTGATCATTCCGTCTGCGGAATATCATTTTCCAACAAATACAccataattaaaaaaattatagtAAATTATAAACTATTTAACTCTTTTATATTTGTGTTGacaatattaaaaaaatatattgattttaaattaaaaaaaagaatatgcactgacagtgtaaaatatttttatattgtCAATCAATTATAGAATTCTATTCCGTCAAGTCATacatttaattttaaaatacttgTGTAATATGGtataatattataattttattagATGATGATGTAAAATTAGTTTACACTTAAAGTGCAATATCTTTAATCTCTTTTAAATTATTCTTTAGTTGTGTTTTTTATATGAGAAAATGGAATATACTCTAACAGTGTAAAGTAATTTTACATTGTCAATCAATAATCATTATGTATTCTGCTATATCAGATTATAATTTTTAAGTTAATAATATGATAGGGTAGGAAATAAACtttttttatattatatataaattatatttatcttttattaaaagaaattaaaaagaTA includes these proteins:
- the LOC127123470 gene encoding uncharacterized protein LOC127123470 — encoded protein: MDSIVSNHTRELVDLPKGSRPVGCKWVFKKKYHSDGTLNTYKARLVIKEFRQKEGIDYFDTYAPVAKTTTIRLLFALASLNDLIVHQMDVKATFLNGDLDEEIYMEQPEGYVLPRNELKNGQVMAYASLQIKIHDRNYPTHDLELAMVVFVLKTWRHYLYGSRFEVFSDHKSLNYLFDQKELHMRQRRWKYFHIPTMMVRELELIEHFRDLSLVCEVTSNSVKLGMLKLTIGFLEEIKEKQSLDLALVDRQTLVGQGNNKDFQIDENGILKFRGRVCVSGMPEFKRMILEESHRSSLSIHPGATKMY